The Sabethes cyaneus chromosome 1, idSabCyanKW18_F2, whole genome shotgun sequence DNA segment CCTTACGTTTCTTCAACAACGTAACTgcaatttcaaaatccaaaaatattCTCTCcggatttgaaaacaaaattcacTACAATGTAGGTCTTCCTTATTTCCGAAAAAACTCGCAACTTGAACACCGCACTGTCGAGATAGAATGGTCCGTACGACACCGTTGCTAAACAATAGCCAGTGAGGTACACTGCAAGCTGCAACACCACAGCAGAATCACTGCGAAGCACAACACATACAATACAATGGCGTTGGCTTCTGATATCACAACGATGTTATTGAAATACTTTTCCACTATAAAATCGTTGGATCTGCACTGCtttcaattgaaatttgatGTTTGTCACTGGAATGCACTTGCCGCTGATCGGCAGATTGTTTTATTTAGCGATTCACTCGCGAAATCCACCAATATACTTTATTATACGGAGCGCGTAAAATAGATGCTACAACGGGTAACGGCGTTCCGAACTCgaatgaataataataataataataataataataataataataataataataataataataataataataataataataataataataataataataataataataataataataataataataataataataataataataataataataataataataataataataataataataataataataataataataataataataataataataataataataataataataataataataataataataataataataataataataataataataataataataataataataataataataataataataataataataataataataataataataataataataataataataataataataataataataataataataataataataataataataataataataataataataataataataataataataataataataataataataataataataataataataataataataataataataataataataataataataataataataataataataataataataataataataataataataataataataataataataataataataataataataataataataataataataataataataataataataataataataataataataataataataataataataataataataataataataataataataataataataataataataataataataataataataataataataataataataataataataataataataataataataataataataataataataataataataataataataataataataataataataataataataataataataataataataataataataataataataataataataataataataataataataataataataataataataataataataataataataataataataataataataataataataataataataataataataataataataataataataataataataataataataataataataataataataataataataataataataataataataataataataataataataataataataataataataataataataataataataataataataataataataataataataataataataataataataataataataataataataata contains these protein-coding regions:
- the LOC128732950 gene encoding uncharacterized protein DDB_G0287625-like, with amino-acid sequence MNNNNNNNNNNNNNNNNNNNNNNNNNNNNNNNNNNNNNNNNNNNNNNNNNNNNNNNNNNNNNNNNNNNNNNNNNNNNNNNNNNNNNNNNNNNNNNNNNNNNNNNNNNNNNNNNNNNNNNNNNNNNNNNNNNNNNNNNNNNNNNNNNNNNNNNNNNNNNNNNNNNNNNNNNNNNNNNNNNNNNNNNNNNNNNNNNNNNNNNNNNNNNNNNNNNNNNNNNNNNNNNNNNNNNNNNNNNNNNNNNNNNNNNNNNNNNNNNNNNNNNNNNNNN